The genomic interval atcgacttcataaaaaggaaaacaacatataaaagtgaaaagtgtcgtcaccTTTTAGCCTTGGTCCGCTCAGGGGCGActtttaaagcacatgcatttagcccagttttcccagaacgaggattaAATTGGTATTGATTTTTCCAGTTTATTACTTGGTGCCACGCCGGCGACCACTTCAAAAAGGGCGTTTTCCGGCGCTCTTGCAGAGCACGTAACAGTGTCGTCGCTATCGGTGACGCTGAATGTGTGAAGGGTTTCGGTGGCGTGTTTGAGACCGTCGAAAATGTTAGATCCGGTAGCAGGCAGTGCAGTGAAAGCCGGTGGCTGAAgtcaaataataaaatcattacaCAGGATATTACGTCATCACTATCGAAGATTATCTGTTACTAGTTACCATTTGGCATGGATATTCACTGAATTTCTAGCTAGAACAAAGTCAAGTCAATACTTTTTATCAATAATCGAAGACCACACGTCCAAAACAGTGCTGTCTGCaccggctaatatgggacgacactttaaaagTCCCACGCATCAAACCCGGTCTTCTCAGAAATAGGCTCGTATCTTTCAACAAAACGTTGTTAAACCCTCAAGCCAACAACATCGGCTCAAGCCGAAAAATGAATGTTTCTCTCGATAGCAAATATATATGTCAAACATTATAGACTCGGAATAAGTTGTTGCTGCCGGCAtagctacgcgcaatttgcgtTTTTGGGTTCAAGCGACAAACACTCGAAACGAAGTGTCaatgtttatatgaattgcatCAGTTCTTgagaatgtattttaaaaaatcaggATTGGTCGTTTTTGAAAGAGCATACACAATATacaaacaaagacctatagataacatctataggtctttgatacaAACAGTATAATGCTCCTCAAGCAATTCATTAGGATTTCCATATCCTTTAACCCATGTATGtctagcgtctagtaaaaagaCCTTGgtaaaaagcgtagacccagatgagacgtcgaatgatgcggcgtctcatcagggtctgcgctgtttgcttaaatgaatttctgtaagaaatattctaactaTAGTTATAAATATACtgtacatccctaattttggaaagaaCTTGATCCcatctagaaggatgggagagtccactaggcatagatgggttaaaAACGTGAACGCAACTTACCGAGTCGACGATGTTGACGTTAAACGTCCCCGTGATGTCATTGACAAGGTTCCCGTCTGTGCACTTGCTTGTTAGCGGCAGCGGAACAGCCTAGTCATTGAAGTCGATAGACGCCTGGGTAACGGCGTTTCTGATCCACACTTTGAACTCTGTAATACAATGGAACTAGATTTCAGCCCTCacaattaatatttcaaagcggaaaATCTCGTCTCTGATGAGCgtacgcggactgcacaggctattctgagacGACTCTGTACgtacgtgcattaagccccgttttccaagaacgaggctcgtATGAGTTACGTTTACTAAGACGTGTTAAATACTTAcatataaaaataagttaaatacttACAGCAACAGTTCAAATGTTTATATGAaccgcactctgtgaaaatgggggtttaggcatgtgcgtagagtgtcgtcccagatcatcCTGCCCGGTCctgtacaggctcatcagggacgaaacttttcgcctTAACAGGACaatttgccaagaagagactttcttgaaacgaaaaatatcataaacgcgAAAAGAGTCgttcctgcacaggctaatatgggatgacactttacgcacatgcatttaaccccttttttcacagagcgcggttcatTTATTTTTGACTAAATTGTTACCCGGTTTCTAGGGATCGGTCGGTGACGCAATTTTTCTGATTTCATAGACTGTTGTCACAGGTGACGTCACAGAACATGTCGTATCCGGGTCCGTAGTTCCCCAATGACGTcgcacagccaccgaaccagctttaaattcctgtggttagaaaacaaaaataataagatgctagatctttaagctaggaacatgtaactcgttttacgattgatttttttggatgcactacttaattattgcaacaattataatatcagAAAACAGATTGGTTCCTGATCAGCGTCATATCAATCGGACGTGAAGTAAAAAATGTGACGTCATTGTATAATATCATAAGAACTATTCCTAAAAAgggtttttaatgcatgtgcgtagagtgtcgtccctgattagcctgtgcggactaattttttttttttttttttttttaaatgtatcattgatTCAACGACAGAATGCATGCATTTTACTCACACGAGCAAAAGAGCACTTGTGAGTTGGAacaatctttaaaatatatattcgtgTTTGGATAATTATctatcaaaatcaataaaataatatagcGTTTGTAATGCCCATCATCGCAAACGTGGAACAAACGCCTAGTACTAATACAGCGAGTAGACACAACGCTGTTGTTCTTAAAAGCCTGTGGATTTCAGCGGAAACGCGTTAGAATGGGCTCATTAAGGTCATTGGATTCGAAAACCTGGAAAGACGGATTATTTGTgtagttattataataataaaattcattatGAAATATACATCTTCCGCCCGGACAAGTTGTATTATGCCAAGCTGTATTTGGAAGAAACATACCCGGCTTTTGAGGATCTGCCGGTGACATCGAGGGTGTGATCTCATACACTGACGTCACCGGTGACATAATACTGCACGTCGTGTCGGGGTCGGTAACGGTGAATACACCAAGTGACGTCGCCATGACGGTCGAGTCGGAAATAGACGGAGATGTTCCGGGAATTCCCAAAACGAATGTCGGAGGCTGAATAGTAAATAcactcatttattattattaatataataattattattatcattattatcatcatcatcatgatcatcattatcatcatcatcattcatcatcatcatcatagtcatcatcatcatcatcatcatcatcatcatcatcatcatcatcatcatcatcatcatcatcatcatcatcatcatcatcatcatcctcttcatgatcataatcatcatcatcatcatcatcatcatcatcatcatcatcatcatcatcatcatcatcatcatcatcatcatcatcatcatcatcatcaccatcatcatcatcatcatcatcatcatcatcatcaacatcatcatcatcatcatcatcatcatcatttttatcattatcattatcattatcatcatcatcatcatcatcatcatcatcatcatcatcatcatcatcatcatccatttgttttttttaccattttttgcAGTCAATTTGACAAAACGAGTCGCGACCAACAATTGTTACTATACATTTATCTTAAGAAAGAAgaaaatctatattaaaatatcataagacATTAATTAATTACCGGCTTAAATGGATTTTAGAAGAGAcgcactgtaaacaaaaaattccttTAAAGTGGATAAGATCGTCCTGATTATCCCGttcagactgcaaaggcttaactggaacaaacatgcattaagcgaCGTTTTCCAAGAGGCTTattcgtgtttgtttttaatgtgatAACACATTTAAATGCGCAACATTTTGTTTGCtcaaaataattaatgctatGAAAACTATcaaaaatcacacattttgaaaatatcacAATATCAAGAAGAAGTCACAGATGTGGGTAAGCTATATTTTGTGTGAGCATTATAATCTTGCGTAACATACTGTATGatcatttgttgttattttcgTTGATCATCCGCGAATCAAATAGAAATAGAAAAATGATCGAGGCATTTTTGTGTTTCTCTTATCCCAAATCAGAAATCAACGAATTTAAATGTCAACGagcaattcatttttttaaaccaagaaatttcATTGTTACGAATATAACGATTTTATAGTACCTTATCAAGTGAAGCAACTGTGAAAGTAAGTATTAAGTagtaaaaaacaaacacgaaatttccactctggatcagcagacgatttattgcttaaatctgcctatcttacggaggagccCGGAGAAAGCCGATGTATCTCGATTGCGAAATATCTTGCCGACGAATTAACACTATTCACAATACCTCGTCAAGTAAGGGAACAGTGAACGTTTCGGTAATGGTATTCGCGGGCAatctgtcgtcatcgcactggaCGTTTACGAGGAGAGTGATGACGCTGCGTACAACGTCACGCTGGCTTTGACCCAAGATCGCAAATGTCGGCGCCGTGCCGGGAACCAGGTTGAAGAAGCTGTCCATCGGCGCCTGCAGGATAAGTAGAGGTTATTtgtgtgcagtccgcgcaggcaaaacagggacgacactttccgcctaaacttgacttttgcttagaagagactttctttaaatgaaaaaatattataacagcggaaagtgtcgtccctgattagtccatTTTATTTTACGAGTGATAAGATGAATTGAGACTCGTTATGGGAAAACTAGACGTAAAgcatttgcgtaaattgtcgtcccagatttgcatgtgcaggtCGAACAACAGTTTCATTTTTTATGGAATTTGCTCGTTTAagtgaagtctcttctaaacaaaaatacgGTCTCGGTtcaaagtgtcgtacctgataagcctgtgcgaactgcatccGCTAATCTAGTACCACGCTTTACTTACATGAGTTAAGCCCGGTTTTCTGAGCCACTCAATTGTAATTTGCATTTAggactgcgccactcgtgaattactggtttatatttttgcGAGCATGAGGTGATAAAAAATCGATTATATTAGAAAACtaacaagtttattatttgtgttatgCTTTTCAAACGCTTGTTTACACTTAAAAGAGTTTAATCCCTCTATTTTGTTTCACAGGTAGTACATATGTTAAGTATAAATAGAAATAGCTGTTTGTAATACAAGTAAAGTGTGTATCGAAAACAGCTACCCGGGGTAACTGAAATTTAAACAAACGGCTATGGACATGGAAAGACAGGGATGTCCAAACTTTTAACAAAACAGAAAAGGTTTGGAAGTACCGGGTATTActgaatattttaacaaaacgttAAACAAAACGAAAATAGACGGAAAAGTAACGGCtatttccaaaacaaaactttgaacaaaacaaaacaagccttaaaacaaaattgtaaacaacatggtCCATTGGGCATAGAAGATTAGTACCTGGAATTCCCGAAACAACAATGTAGATTTTTTATTGATCAGTTCTACTAGTTACTATCCTATATCGAGCGAAAGATAACACTTTGGTCGTTAGCGtcatataaaactttaaacaaaacggAAATAGACGGAGAAGTACCGGGATTTCCCGAAACAGCCCGAAGTTACTTACCTGTATCTAGCAAATGATCACACTTTGGTCATTGGTGtcatattaaaactttaaacaaaacggTAAAAGACGAAGAAGTACCGGGAATTCCCGAAACAGCCCGAAGTTACTAACCTGTATCAAGCACGTGCTAATACTCTGGTCGTTGGCGTCCGTGACGCTGAACGTGCAAAGTAACGTCGCCGTCTGAAAGCCATCGTTACGTGCCGGCGACAACGTAGCCGGAAGTCCGGAGAAAACGGGTTTCTGAAGCAGTGTGTAAATTAAATGAGGTTTTTTCATAAATCTGGAAACATGATTACCTGCTTGAAGCCATAACGACCACAGAAGACTACTATACAAGTGAAAAATGATGTTCGAAAAATATTCATATCCCCGACATACAGCCAATGCATCAGTATgtaaattttgtttttcaatatcaaAAGCCTTAGTGATCTTTGATTTCTTCATGTTCAAATCGACAGGCGTATCCCATCTCCATATTGACAGCGAACTAATATATACGACATATCGTATGTAAAAAAACACGCCTGTCCAGTTAATTAACCTCAACATTTTTGGCCACTTCCTTTCTTTAAGAATAACCAACACACTTGTTTGGGATATCTTTAGTCGAAGCGTTATCTATATATCTTGCAGAAATTAACTGAGTTTACATGTTACAGATGTTGCCCGTGTGCCGGGACCTTGAACTAAGATTATCCGAGATCAAACCATTCTTTAGCTCTGCTGCTATTACGAATTTCATCTTACAAGCACTATGACTTTGACATGTGACCTTTTGACCAGAAAGTAAAAGGCGTCGTCTGCTCTTTCCAAGTAGCCAGCATACCAATTCAGATGGTCGTAAGTCAAACGGTCTCTTGATAACGAAGGGAAACGAAAATGCCGATCTACACAGTCTGGTTCAGGAGACGATTTGTTGCATAATCAATCTTACGGAGAATTCCggaaatagtcgatgtatcacgattgttgaGATCTATCTTACGAAGGTTGACGGAGATAATTGATGCATCACGATTGCGACCGACCGACGTATAGGTTCAAAGAAATATATTCCCACTTTTCAAGCGATGGAATACCAAAACCAAAAAACCAACGGAATGAGTGCTATAATGTATATTGGGAAAAGTTACGCCAATGCAGACATATGTATTGTCAATAGTTTTATACGTTAATCGTTCACCTCGACTTCAGCGAACAGTATTTGCCTAACAATAAACGTTTTGACTTATTCGAAAAACACGttttaacaaatacttaaatCGTTTTAAGATATTGATTTTTACTATGCTTACGTCATCGGCTAAGTTGATGGTCCTTGATGACGTCACAGGGTTGATAGCGTCAGTACACGTGACGGTGATCGTGTAACTCGTAGCAGAGTCGTAATCAAGCGTGGCAATCGTCATGACGTCGAACCCTGTCAAAAAAGCACCTTACCATGATGGCTTAGTCAAAGGTGTCACCGATATTTAAACCATTTAACCATCTTTGAACACTCGCATTAACGAAAATTCCTCCTCCGTctcctcatcatcaccatcatcatcatcattatcatcatcatcatcatcatcatcatcatcatcatcatcatcatcatcatcatcatcatcatcatcatcatcatcatcatcatcatcatcatcaccaccaccaccaccaccaccatcatcatcatcatcatcataatcatcatcatcatcatcatcatcatcatcatcatcatcatcaccataacatcatcatcataagcagcagcagtATCCTGATCATTATATTCCTACTCTTCATCAACAACACCACTattacaatcatcatcatcatataaatGACTGCAAAACTATcacaataatcatcatcatcatttaaattacgtcactcTACGTGCGTATTACCGTCAACAAACTTACGCAACGACGTCTACACATTCACGAAATGACGTCACCAAACCTACGTTGCGCTCCGGTAGCGGTATCCAACTTAGTGATGCCAAACTTTGCGCTCTCCTGCGCGTTGATGGAACAGGAAATGGCGTCATCCTGGTCGGTGACGGTGAACTGGTGAACAGAAGTTCCCACTGGCGATAGGTCTCCCAGCGGACCGGAAGTACCGGCAAAATTGGTTAGAACGGGGACCTTTAAAGAACataaacttttatttcaatttgaaagTAAAGCAAATACCATTTATTAAGAATCATGTTTTGATTTAGAAAGATACAAAACTTGTGAAATATATCCCAtgatatagatatataatatctAAGTCTAAGCCATAACAAAACGGATTAAGAAGCATATATCTATGTCCATAGTGTGTTCGCTCAGTTATATCGATTATTCTTTTATTTTGGGAATTACCGACACAACTTTGGAAAATCGTCAAATATATGAAcatgttttttcaatgttgtccaaAAAATATCAGGCCATGTTATCTAAAAACAAACGCTTTTCTTCAGTCTGCTGGGTTTTTCACAACGGGAACTAAAATACACAACTTCTATGCCTGGAATCGAACGTCGCCTGTATCTTGCAATCCTCACGCTgcctccccccaccccaccccgaTGCCCGCAACGCTTTGGCGATCCACAGTTTGAAATACTTCATATATCTGTCATTGCCTTGACTTAATGCAACCGTCCATAGCTTAGGACGCAGCTTTCCGGATACATCAACGGACCGACATAACGAGCTACTCCGAAACACTGCGTCCATGCGGTCTTCCGATTGCGGTGCTCATGTAGGAGAGAATACCGGTGAATTCGATAAAAGATGAGCCGCGCTGgggtaaaacggggcttaatgcatgtgcgttaagtgtcgtcccagatttatcTGTCTTGTCTGcagaggctgatcagggacgatacttttcgcttTAACaggatttgttgataaaaaagagaatttcttttaagcctctataacgttcaaaatcaaagacaatttcataaagtatttcgtaaaataaagttaacacctaagcaatcagtgttccttatagcaatagccacaatttcaacgctagatgtcatatgataacatatatttttgtagataaaaaaatgctcgtttttatatgtttgtgacacaattaattccattttaatttcccgcaaataaaatgaacactaaaatggtaccatgttagtgttaatgtgtcgtatgaatacatatcgttgcgggaaactaaaatggaattaaatatgcaaaacattaataaaaacgagcattttgtgtctacaaacatctattttaccagaccacatctggcgttgaaatttcggcaattgccattaggaacactgatttttaattgttcaactttattttacgaaatattgtacaatattttcgttgattttgagtagtaatggggctttaaaagtAAAATGCCGTACaagcggactgcagaggctaatcttagacgacactgtacgcacttgcattaagccccgttttcccagagcgccgctTAAATGTACACGTACCGCGTCCGAATGTCCACCTTGTAACTGCTGGTGATTTGGTCCGTCCGGTCACTGCACGTGATCGTCATGGATTCTACAGCGGTGACGTCATGATTCAGCGTACTCGCTGACCCCGCCTTCAGCCAAAGTTCGTAGGCTGCAGATAAaacaaattgcaaactttaactAGTTGACAATAATACTGCAagaactaaaaatataatttattgaataaaaaaaatcagagtaatgtaataaaaacgaaaattatatgaaaattatatataaatataataagaaataacacatatttaacaaaaaaatgaagaaaatataaataattcatttaacatattcaaataagtgcaaaagtacattttttaaaaataagttcaaaaaatgaaaacagtgaaaacataGTCAGcctaaatgtttaaagaaaataaaaataaaactcacTATATGTCTCAGTATGAACTATTCGAAGAGTTTGTTTATTGTTGGTCAGATGACTCGTTTAGAGAAAATAGAGCGTAattcttgttcattaaaaaaaatcacatagcagcctgtgcagtccgcacaggctttttagggacgacactttcagccttaatgGAAAGTTTCGTTTATAGGCATTTCCGAAACGAAACTCCAGTGCAGGCGGGGCGtacttttttaaagttttttcttagatttgtaaataatacgaACCTGATCCAACCGTTTTGATTTCAAACTTGGTGTTATCGACTGTGCACGTAATTGGGTTCGTGTCCGTGACGTCAAATGCATAGAGAGACCTAGCCGTTGTCGTGACGTCACTGATCGGGGTCGGGTGAACGGTCAGAAGAGAAACCGGAACAAACACCGGGGCCTAGAGAGTAGAGGTCAATTAATTCAGAAAAATTCACTCATTAAGTAGTTGCATTACATAAACTCAACCAGAAACGATAaacgttttatataatttttgaatCACTTTATTTATAGACTTCTTAAACCGCTAACAAAATGCTAAGTAGAAGATGTCTGATACTTAAACATCTTAAgagcaatttattaaataaatacatttatatgagtATTGTCAAGTTGTTTAAGTAAATAATCGTTCACATTTGCCAAAATACTATAATTAGGTATACTTGTACTTATAatatgaaatcttcaaattgtatAAGATTTTGAATGTATGGCTTTCAATTAAATCAAAAATATGTGATATATGTTTTCCTGTAGTTTATAGAGAAAAATATGCAATATTATTACTTATTTCGAACAGAAAAAAACTATTAATGAGACAATAAGTGAATTCTTTCATTATCTTTTACGATCAAATGACGGATGTATTATTCCCGCGAAGGTCTTAAGTTTAAACctcttaaaatgttaataaactgttaaaaagaattaaataacaagacaataattTTGTACATCCGCTAGTAAtgacatagaaaataaatatattcactcattcatgaacatattttttaattaaatgggaCTAGGgatttttctgaaataatcacGTAATGACCTAAAAACgatgtcattttacagtaaaaagtGAACATGAGCGAAAGTTTTCACTTTCATCAAAACAGtagattatcatatttaaatctCTGAGAATTTTTTCGATGCATTATCCATTAAAAAGCATTAATAATATTAAgcaataattgaattaatatttcatatatgGTTCACTGATATTCcccaataaataaaaagaaaaaataaggtaAGCTCACACAAAGTTTTACTCTGATAGATCTGGCATGCACCGAATTTAGCACTACTTTTAGAGCAAAATTAGCTTGGACAAAATACCCACATAAGACTAGCTTATTATCGTCGACCAGGATTATAACTGAAATTAATCTTAAATCACAAGTCAACTTGTTTCGACGTCAGCTTTCTTTAACGACACACTGTTCTTTACGTCACGTTGTGTGAGACGTCACGCGATTTCTGACGGGTCACTGATGACGTAACACTTACTGTATTCGTAACGGTGACTGTTATTGTTCCGGTAGCGGTGTCGCCGCAGCGGTCGGTGGCAGTGATAGTCAGTGGATAACTTCCGGCACTCAAGGAGGCGCCGCTGCGAATATCATCTGAAAATTTGAattgatatatattgttaaagaatAAGGTATGGAGATAACCAGGGTTTTTTCACTAGACAATGTCGtctagatttttttatttatttgaaaagccGTACCTATACATGTACTGTGAAAACTAAGTACTGGAGGACAACGGCATACAACTATGTACATAAAGTAGTTGCTACGCCTGAAGAAGTTAAATACTGTTGAACAAGTTAAGTCATTGTAATGTTCACGTGCTGTCACTGTAAGTAACAAATGCCCCCAAAGAATTATTTTGACCCAAACGTGTGATATTGACCTTTTCTTTCTTGTCCTTTGAGATAGCAGCCAAGTTTTTGAATGCCATAATATAAAGTTCATCAGTGGTTGGCAAAATTATGGATTATaatgcattgttgttgttgtgttgtttttttttcaatcaaaatcaAGTCTGGTAATCGGagccattcccaatggaaaaaggtATATAATTTTCGAAataggagctaaaaattcccaatagaaGGTTTGCAAAAAGAattgatctcaatattttgtcCATTTCTCATCCATTTGAGCTCAACCTTAGTATATTTAAAACTGAAATCATTTatgttctcaattttgaagcatcttttagcaaaacaattacaacacTGATTCCCCAATTTAGGCAAAATGACGCAAATTTTCCCCATCCAAAGGGACACGGcctcattcccaaaatggtaaagaaaaacacacactgtCGGTCAACTCTTGAAATCAAGAAAATTCATGTCCCACGTTCTCAAGAAAATTCATGTCCAACGATATCAAGAAAATTCATGTCCCAAGAAATCAAGAAAAATCACGCCCCAAGAAATCAAGAAAAGTCATGTCCCACGAAATCAATAAAATTCATGTCCCACGGAATTAAGAAAATTCATGTCCCACGAATAATAATGAGTTTACAATATTCGAAGACCGGCTCATATCTATCATAGCCTGATCATATATTTCCTTGCTGAAAATAATCGTTTCAAGACGTACATCCCGTGGCAGTCTTAACCACCGAGAAAAGGGAACTTCCGGCAGTCTTCATGACGCTGAAACCGGAAGTAACCGCCACGAGATCGGTTGTGTTCGCATCCGTGACGTCAATGGTGAATATCGGCTGTGACGTCTTAGTGTCGCTGATTGTGACGCTATCGTCCACGATTACTGGATCCTCATCTGAATACGCATAATGAAATAAATGCGAGCTCATAACATAACTATTAActgataatacaaattattttcggttttgtttttgtttcattggtttctt from Dreissena polymorpha isolate Duluth1 chromosome 1, UMN_Dpol_1.0, whole genome shotgun sequence carries:
- the LOC127865049 gene encoding mucin-5AC-like, yielding MAADIDIKLRTYCATNIYSYTSGAELIPPSVAAGSSTQNQVLAAPVVGTEVPWAMTPDTANTYAAGAVVTAHEDPVIVDDSVTISDTKTSQPIFTIDVTDANTTDLVAVTSGFSVMKTAGSSLFSVVKTATGYDIRSGASLSAGSYPLTITATDRCGDTATGTITVTVTNTAPVFVPVSLLTVHPTPISDVTTTARSLYAFDVTDTNPITCTVDNTKFEIKTVGSAYELWLKAGSASTLNHDVTAVESMTITCSDRTDQITSSYKVPVLTNFAGTSGPLGDLSPVGTSVHQFTVTDQDDAISCSINAQESAKFGITKLDTATGAQRFDVMTIATLDYDSATSYTITVTCTDAINPVTSSRTINLADDKPVFSGLPATLSPARNDGFQTATLLCTFSVTDANDQSISTCLIQAPMDSFFNLVPGTAPTFAILGQSQRDVVRSVITLLVNVQCDDDRLPANTITETFTVPLLDEVL